In Mangifera indica cultivar Alphonso chromosome 1, CATAS_Mindica_2.1, whole genome shotgun sequence, a single genomic region encodes these proteins:
- the LOC123221905 gene encoding 8-hydroxygeraniol dehydrogenase-like → MAKSPEEQHPVKAFGWAATDPSGHLTPFKFSRRETGDEDVRFKVLYCGICHSDLHSIKNEWDNSTYPLLPGHEIVGVVTEVGSKVKKVKVGDKVGVGCMVGACHSCESCVNNLENHCSKMLLTYNSIYTDGTITYGGYSDHMVANQRYIVVFPDGMPLDAGAPLLCAGITVYSPLKYFGLAEPGKHIGVVGLGGLGHVAVKFAKAFGAKVTVISTSPSKMKEALEHLGADSFLVSRDPEKMQAATGTLDGIIDTVSAVHPIMPLLSLLNSNAKLIMLGAPEKPLELPVFSLLMGRKTVAGSIIGGMKETQEMIDFAAKHNITADIEVVPMDYVNKAMERLAKADVRYRFVIDIGNTLAATKP, encoded by the exons TGTTAAGGCTTTTGGGTGGGCAGCCACTGACCCTTCTGGTCATCTCACCCCCTTCAAATTCTCCAGGAg GGAAACAGGTGATGAAGATGTGAGATTTAAGGTGTTATATTGTGGGATATGCCACTCTGATCTTCACAGTATCAAAAATGAATGGGACAACTCTACCTACCCTTTGCTTCCTGG GCATGAAATTGTTGGAGTAGTGACAGAAGTGGGTAGCAAAGTGAAGAAAGTAAAAGTAGGAGACAAAGTTGGTGTTGGATGTATGGTGGGTGCATGCCACTCCTGCGAGAGTTGTGTCAATAATCTTGAAAACCACTGTTCAAAAATGCTACTTACTTACAATTCCATCTACACTGATGGAACAATCACATATGGAGGATATTCTGATCATATGGTTGCCAATCAACGCTACATTGTTGTGTTCCCTGATGGTATGCCACTTGATGCTGGTGCTCCTCTTCTCTGTGCTGGGATCACCGTTTATAGCCCCTTGAAATATTTTGGATTAGCTGAACCAGGGAAGCACATTGGCGTCGTCGGCCTCGGTGGGCTTGGTCACGTGGCTGTTAAATTTGCCAAGGCTTTTGGCGCTAAAGTGACAGTGATTAGTACCTCTCCAAGCAAGATGAAAGAAGCTTTGGAACATCTTGGTGCTGATTCATTTTTGGTTAGCCGTGACCCAGAAAAAATGCAG GCGGCTACGGGAACTTTGGATGGTATAATTGATACAGTGTCTGCAGTTCATCCCATTATGCCACTGCTCAGTCTGTTGAATTCCAATGCAAAACTTATTATGCTTGGTGCCCCAGAAAAGCCACTGGAGTTGCCTGTCTTTTCGTTACTTATGG GAAGAAAGACGGTGGCCGGCAGTATTATAGGAGGAATGAAAGAGACACAAGAGATGATTGATTTTGCAGCAAAACACAACATAACGGCTGATATTGAAGTTGTTCCAATGGATTATGTGAACAAAGCTATGGAGAGACTTGCTAAGGCTGACGTTAGATACCGATTTGTCATTGACATTGGGAATACCTTGGCAGCTACCAAGCCTTGA